Genomic DNA from Lutibacter sp. A80:
CTGAAAAAACTATTTTTTAGTCTTGTGGAAATTAAATAATTTTATTAAACTCTACATTTGTTTTACTATCGAAGCATAAAACAATAAGCTTATGCTTGCTCCTGAACCTAAAAAAAATATTAGAATTTTAACTGCTCTACAACTGTTAATAAATCATGTACTTGTTCTGGGTAAAGCAGACCTCCATAACGAAAAACTACCTGATATTTATTATCTAATAAAACCCAGTTAGGGAAACTTATGTTTTCCGAATTATTTAAAGCAAAAACTAAATCATGGGTGCTTTTTCTATTTCGTTTAGTATTACTTTGAAATATATAATTGTTAAAAACAATGTTATCTGTACTTTCACCATCGAACTCTACATAATAAAAATCATCGAGTTTATTTTTAAATTTTTTGTTTTTACGAAGTTGTTTTTTTTGAACCTTACAATACTGACACCAATCTGTAGACATAAAAATAAGAATTGGTTTAGCCTCAACCATCATACTACTGTCTATCTTTTTAATTTCTATAGGATTTATCTGTGCTTCAACCCTAAAATTAAAAAAAGTAGTAAGGTAATTAATACAACTAAATGTTGTTTTAAAAATTCCATTCTATAATATATATTGTGAATTTTAAATTAAAAAAGCGTTTCAAAGTATAGGTTCTTGAAACGCCTTCTGCCTAATTAAACACTCTAATTTAGTGTATATTTTGCTCCTATAA
This window encodes:
- a CDS encoding thioredoxin fold domain-containing protein; the protein is MMVEAKPILIFMSTDWCQYCKVQKKQLRKNKKFKNKLDDFYYVEFDGESTDNIVFNNYIFQSNTKRNRKSTHDLVFALNNSENISFPNWVLLDNKYQVVFRYGGLLYPEQVHDLLTVVEQLKF